In the genome of Perca fluviatilis chromosome 4, GENO_Pfluv_1.0, whole genome shotgun sequence, one region contains:
- the card19 gene encoding caspase recruitment domain family, member 19, translating to MGDSFQEQLIEDSAFLKADRRLDTELLDKLILQLNRIYPQILSDREATKFRNLDVPTSVRVGELLSHLQGKGEEACREFYRALHLHVEEVYYSLPTRLRLRDSLDPLAYPRVYQRRYVQNDRGPLFFLGCFSVAVGMALLYYYSEAKVTGGSRALGMAALGLKRKAQEVLIWYTEESLMK from the exons ATGGGAG ACAGTTTTCAAGAGCAGCTGATAGAGGACAGCGCCTTCCTCAAAGCTGACCGGAGACTGGACACCGAGCTGCTGGACAAACTCATCCTGCAGCTCAACAGAATCTACCCGCAGATCCTCTCAGACAGGGAGGCCACCAAA TTTCGAAACTTGGACGTGCCCACAAGTGTTCGAGTGGGTGAGCTCCTGTCACACCTGCAGGGGAAAGGAGAGGAAGCATGTAGGGAGTTTTACAGAGCTCTTCACTTGCATGTAGAGGAGGTGTACTACAGCTTGCCCACACGGCTGCGCCTCAGAG ATTCCTTAGATCCACTTGCTTATCCACGTGTCTACCAACGGAGATATGTTCAAAACGACAGAG GTCCCCTTTTCTTTCTGGGCTGTTTCAGCGTTGCAGTGGGAATGGCTTTACTCTATTACTACAGTG AGGCTAAAGTGACGGGAGGTAGCCGGGCCCTTGGGATGGCGGCTCTGGGATTGAAAAGAAAGGCTCAGGAGGTTCTCATATGGTACACTGAAGAAAGCCTCATGAAGTAA